The following coding sequences lie in one Lolium perenne isolate Kyuss_39 chromosome 2, Kyuss_2.0, whole genome shotgun sequence genomic window:
- the LOC127337181 gene encoding 2-methylpropanoate--CoA ligase CCL4 → MDKLGANPANSSPLTPLGFLERAATVYGDCPSVVYHDTVFTWSQTYRRCLRLASALVALGVSRRDVVSVLLPNVPAMYEAQFGVPMSGAVLNSINTRLDARTVSVLLRHSGSKLILVDPALLPVLGDALRLLPPGHPAPRVVLVEDPHEKEFPPAPAAALTYERLLETGDPEFKWVRPASEWDPMILNYTSGTTSAPKGVVHCHRGIFVVTMDSLVSWAVPEKPTYLWTLPLFHANGWSFPWGMAVVGGTNVCLRRVLAGEVYDTIARNKVTHLCGAPVVLNMLANAPEGVRKPLPGKVQILTAGAPPPAAVLHRTEAIGFDVSHGYGLTETAGLVLLCAWKGEWNRLPAAERARLKARQGVRTPGMAEVDIVDGETGRSVPRDGATMGEIVLRGGCITMGYFKDEDATRAAIRDDGWFYTGDVGVMHPDGYLEIRDRSKDVIISGGENISSVEVESVLYGHPAVNEAAVVARPDEFWGETPCAFVSLKDGAVASAAEVIAWSRERMAGYMVPKTVVFRAELPKTSTGKIQKYVLRNLAKEMGPTRRGVSSSKM, encoded by the exons ATGGACAAGCTCGGCGCGAACCCGGCCAACTCGAGCCCGCTCACGCCGCTGGGCTTCCTGGAGCGCGCCGCCACCGTGTACGGCGACTGCCCCTCCGTCGTCTACCACGACACCGTCTTCACCTGGTCCCAGACCTACCGCCGCTGCCTCCGCCTCGCCTCCGCCCTCGTCGCCCTCGGCGTCTCCCGCCGCGACGTC GTGTCCGTGCTGCTGCCGAACGTGCCGGCCATGTACGAGGCGCAGTTCGGGGTGCCGATGAGCGGCGCCGTGCTCAACAGCATCAACACGCGCCTCGACGCGCGCACCGTCTCCGTCCTGCTCCGCCACTCCGGCTCCAAGCTCATCCTCGTTGACCCTGCTCTGCTCCCGGTCCTCGGCGACGCGCTCCGCCTCCTCCCGCCGGGCCACCCAGCCCCGCGCGTGGTGCTCGTCGAGGACCCGCACGAGAAGGAATTCCCTCCGGCGCCAGCGGCGGCTCTGACGTACGAGAGGCTCCTGGAGACAGGCGACCCGGAGTTCAAGTGGGTGCGGCCGGCGAGCGAGTGGGACCCGATGATACTCAACTACACCTCCGGCACCACGTCGGCGCCCAAGGGCGTCGTGCACTGCCACCGCGGCATCTTCGTGGTGACCATGGACTCGTTGGTCAGCTGGGCGGTGCCGGAGAAGCCGACGTACCTGTGGACGCTGCCCCTGTTCCACGCCAACGGGTGGAGCTTCCCGTGGGGGATGGCCGTGGTGGGCGGTACGAACGTCTGCCTCCGCCGCGTCCTCGCCGGCGAGGTCTACGACACCATCGCGCGCAACAAAGTCACGCACCTCTGCGGCGCGCCGGTCGTGCTCAACATGCTTGCCAACGCGCCTGAGGGCGTGCGAAAGCCTCTCCCGGGGAAGGTACAGATCCTCACGGCCGGCGCGCCGCCCCCGGCCGCCGTGCTGCACCGCACGGAGGCGATCGGCTTCGACGTGAGCCACGGGTACGGTTTGACGGAGACGGCGGGTCTGGTTCTGCTGTGCGCGTGGAAGGGCGAGTGGAACAGGCTCCCCGCAGCAGAGCGCGCGCGGCTCAAGGCGAGGCAGGGCGTGCGCACGCCCGGCATGGCGGAGGTGGACATCGTGGACGGCGAGACCGGCCGCAGCGTGCCGCGGGACGGCGCCACGATGGGCGAGATCGTGCTCCGCGGCGGCTGCATCACGATGGGGTACTTCAAGGACGAGGACGCGACGAGGGCGGCCATCCGGGACGACGGGTGGTTCTACACGGGCGACGTCGGCGTGATGCACCCCGACGGGTACCTGGAGATCCGGGACCGGTCCAAGGACGTGATCATCAGCGGCGGCGAGAACATCAGCAGCGTCGAGGTGGAGTCCGTGCTCTACGGCCACCCGGCGGTCAAcgaggcggcggtggtggcgcggCCCGACGAGTTCTGGGGTGAGACGCCGTGCGCGTTCGTGAGCCTCAAGGACGGCGCCGTGGCGAGCGCGGCGGAGGTCATCGCGTGGAGCCGGGAGCGCATGGCCGGGTACATGGTGCCCAAGACGGTGGTGTTCCGCGCCGAGCTGCCCAAGACCTCCACCGGCAAGATTCAGAAGTACGTGCTCCGGAACCTCGCCA